GTGGCGGCAGCCATGGCGCTGAATCCTTGGGTTACGGGCGTGCGACGGTTCCGCCCGGGGAGCGACAAGTATAGAACGGATGTTCTACATGTCAATCCCCGTTTCGGGGCCATGCCCTGCCAAGCGTGCGAAAACTTGCCATCCGTGGACCGCCTCCCTATCGTTATCGTCAATTGCCCGCCAGGCAACGTGCCTTGCGGGCTCGTTACCAGCGCTTCATCCTCCGCTTGCTCAGCGCCAGACTGCTTTCAGGTTTGCCGTCGTCGAGTAGGGTGGCCTCTTGGGTCCCCGTGAGCGGAATGCTGATCGTGCTTCGCTCATGAGAGGAAAACCCATGACCACCTTTGCTGAGCTCGGCCTTGCCGAGCCAGTCCTGCGCGCGCTTGCCGAGCGGGACTACACCACCCCTACGCCCATCCAGATCGACGCGATCCCGGTCGCGTTGGACAAGCGCGACCTCATCGCGTGCGCCCAGACGGGCAGCGGTAAGACCGCCGTCTTCGCGCTGCCGTGGTTGCACCACCGCTACAACGATCTCCAGCGCAATGCCGGCTCGCAGGGCCGCCAGCCCGAGGCGCTCGTCCTCGTGCCGACACGCGAGTTGGCGATTCAGGTTGCCGACGCGTTCGCCGCATACGGCAAGCACGTTCGCTTTCGCGTGACGGCTGTCTACGGCGGCGTCGGTTACGGCCCGCAGACCACCGCTCTGACGCGCGGCGTCGATGTCCTCGTCGCCACGCCGGGCCGGCTGATCGACCACCTGGAGCGCGGCAACGTCCGCCTCGACGGCGTGAAGTACCTGGTCCTCGACGAGGCGGACCGGATGCTCGATCTGGGCTTCCTGCCGCAGGTCCGGCGCGTCCTCGAGGACGGCCGCGTGCCCAAGGCTGGACGACAGACGCTCCTCTTTTCGGCGACGATGCCGCCGCAGATCGCCGCCCTCGCCAAGGACTATCTCCACAACCCTGAGCGCGTCGAGGTCGATGCCCCGAACACGGCGGTCGATCGGATCGAGCAGCGGCTCTACCCGGTGGCGCAGGACCAGAAGCCGGAGTTGCTGGCACGGCTGCTGCGCGACGAGGAGGTCGAAGCGGCCCTCGTCTTCTGCCGGACCCGCCGGCGTGCCGACAAGCTGTCAAAGGCCTTGAACCAGGCCGGCCTGACGAACGCCGCGATCCACTCCGACGTGGCCCAAAACAAGCGCGAGCAGATTCTGGACGCGTTCCGCTCGGGCAAGTTGCGGCTGATGATCGCCACCGACGTCGCGTCGCGCGGTCTCGACATCCCTCACCTGTCCCACGTGATCAACCTCGACGTGCCGACGATGGCGGAGGACTACGTCCACCGCATCGGCCGCACCGGCCGGGCCGGTCGCGAGGGCATCGCGATGACGCTCTACTCGCACACGGACGAGGCGCTATGGCAGGCCGTCGAGGCCCTGACCGGCCTCAAGCTGCCGCCGATCAAGGTCCCCGACTTCGACTATATGGTCGACGACTCGGAGCCGCTGTTGACCCGTCGCCAGCAAGCCGACCGCAACCGCGTCGCCCGCGCCGCCGGCCAAGGCGCCCCGCGCGCCCGCGGCGAGCGGACGCGCCAGCCGGCCGGCCGCGCACCGGTTGCCGGCACGCCGGTCGCCCGGTCGAACGGCGGTCGATCGACGTCCCAGGCGCCCGCTCGCGCGGCAGCGCCCGTCGGCGGCGGACAACCGAGCCGCGACGGTCGTCGCTCGGACGGTCCCGCCCGCAACGGCGACGGCCGGCGCTCCGACAGCGGTGGGCGCGCGGACAACGGTTCACGCGGCAGCGACGGTCGGCGGGCGGTGGGTGCGCCGCGCACCGGCGCCGGCAACGGGAACGGCGTGTCGCGCCGCGAACCGGCGGCCGCGTTCGGCGGGCGACCGGCGCCGCGCCAGGATGACCGCCGTACCAGCGAACCGCGCCGCGACGACCGCCGGCCGACCGAGCCGCGCCGCGTTGCGCCGGCCGATGGCGGCGGCCGCCCGGTGCCGCCGGACCGGCAGGCCCGCGGCGTCGTGAACATCGGCATCGAGCCGCGACGCCGAATGACGCCCGAGGAGCGGGCCGCGCTCCTGGCGAGCGACGGTCCGACGCGCCGCGACAGCGACCGTTAGACCGGCTGGGTCAGTCCAGATGGCGCGCATCGAGGTCTCACACGCTTCCGTGCTCGACGCCCCGGCGTCGTCGGTGTACGCCGTCATCGCCGACTACGTCGACGGCCACCCGCGCATCCTGCCGCCGCGCGTCTTCCACGACCTCACGGTCGAGGAAGGCGGCGTCGGCGCAGGGACCGTCATCCGCTTCGGCATGCGCGTGCTGGGCGTCGATCGCTGGATCCGCGCCCGGATCACGGAGCCCGAGCCGGGCCGCGTCCTCGTCGAGTCCGGCCTCGATGGGAACGACGTCGTGACGACGTTCACCGTCGATCCGCTGGATGGCGGGCAGCGGGCGGCGGTGCGGTTCGATACCGTCTGGACGGAGCCCGGCCTTGCCGGCTGGGTCCAGCGGCTCGTCGCGCCGCTCGTCCTGCGGCGGCTGTACGCCGAAGAGATGGCCAACCTCGAGCGCGTGACACTGGGGCCGGCGTAGGACCGCGGTCGGACCGGCGTATGGGCCGGTCGCGCCGCGGATGCAGATCATTGGTGTGACGGTCGACTTCGGCAAGAGAGACAGTGGCACGTATTATGCGCCGCTGTCTCATCGCGTCCGTCGCAGTCGCGCGCCAAGGAGGTCTACGTTGCATCCACCGATCTTCGGACCATTGTTCCCTGCCATCGCACTGCTCGACATGGCAGTCCCGATCGCGGTGAAGGCCTTCTCGTTCGGACTGGCGGCCGCCGTGTACCTCGTGGTGATCATCACTGTCGGCGAGGGGGTCGTGCTGCGTTGGCTTGACCGGTCGCAACGTTGGCCGGCCATCTGGAAGGCGGCGGTCGCGATGAACGTCATCTCCACGATTGTCGGCATCGTGTTCAGCCGCTCGGGCAGCGCGCTCGTGGAACGGCTCAGCGGGCTCCAGCCCTTTGCCTCGCCCTACGGGTACGCCGAGAGTCCGTCGGACCCGGGTGCCCTCGTCGCCTGGTTCGGTGCGTTCGCGTTCCTGTGGCTGGTCACGGTGCTCATCGAGGCCGTCGTCCTGCATCTCGTCCGCGGCGACGGGCGCTGGCGGCGATCTCTCGGCCACGCCGCCGTGGTCAACGCTGTCAGCTACGCGCCGCTGGCGCTCGGCCTCCTCGTCGTATTGCAACGAGTCTACGGCGGCGAGTACTAACCGTCTGACCGCCGAATCTGCCTCGAGGAGACGACACCATTTTCGTCGCCCCACCCCCGATCACCGCCAACGCGGCCACTGTCAACCCGGCGCACGCATCGCGCCGAAGGGTGCCGTTCATGCACGCCGCCGCGGTCCCACCGCTCCTCGGCCTCACCCACGCCGTCTCCGATGGCGCCGCCGGCCTCTCCTCCTCGGCGCCGTCGCCGCCGCCGAAGGACCCCAGTCCGCCGTCCTCATCGCTCTCTTCTACAACGCCCTCGCCTTCGCCACCCAGCCGTTTGTCGGCTGGGCCGTCGACCGCGTCGGTCGGCCGCGGGCGGCGGTGCTCGTCGGTATCGCTTGCGGCGCCGCCGCGGTCATCGCGCGGCCGCTCGATGCGCTGACGGCGGTCGTCCTGGCGGGCATCGGATCGTCGCTGTTCCACGTCGGCGGCGGGGCGATGACGTTGGCGGCCGCCGACGGGCGGGCGGCGCAGGCGGGCGTGTTCGCGGCGCCGGGGGTCGTCGGGCTGGCCGTCGGCGGGGCGATGGCGGCGGGCGGGTGGACGGCCGGCGGGCCGTGGCTCGCGCTGTTGGGGGCGCTCGCGACCGTCATCGCGCTGCTGCCGGCGGCGTCCGTCGATCCACGGGACATCTCGCGGCCGGTCGAGAAACGACGCGATGGCGATGCGCCGGGTCAGAGCGCGTCGACGTCGGGCCGCGCTGCGGCGCATCAGCTCGAGCTGCACGACCTCGTCATGGCGCTGCTCCTGATGGCCATCGCGCTGCGGTCGACGGTCTGGACGGCCGTGCAGTTCGTCTGGGCGGGCCAGCACTCGGCGTTGCTGGCGCTCGCGCTGGCGGCCGGCATCGGCAAGGTCGTCGGCGGTTTCGCGAGCGACCGGTTCGGGCGGCGCAATTGGGCGCTCGGGGCGCTGACGACAGCCGCAGCGCTCCTGTCCTTTGCCGACCAGCGACTGGCGCTCCTCCTTCCCGGGGTCGCCCTGCTCCAATCGGCGACGCCGGCGATGTGGCTCGCCGTCGCCGACCGGCTGCCGGGCCGCCCCGCGCTGGCGTCGGGCCTCGTCTTCGGCGGCGCGATCGCGCTGGGCGGGGCGCCGCTTTGGCTCGGCCTGCCGACCGCGCTCGGGGCGGCGGTGGCGCTGGCGGCGGCGGGGGTGTGGTGGCTGAGCGGCGTGTCGCCGCCCGGCGCGGCGCCGCTACCGCGCGAACCGTGACCCCCATGGCAGCAGCGCGCGCCCGTCCCATGCGGGCCTGACCGTCGCTGTCGGCGCGGGGGTCGACGGAGCGGTCAACGTCGGCAGACGATCGGGCTCGGCGCAGACCTGCCGCCACCAATCGCTCTCGCCGTCGACGGGCGGGCAGCGCGCCAGGAAGACCGCCGAGCCCCCGGACACGTCGACCGCGCGCTCCGAGCGCACGAACAGGATGCCCTCGTCGTCGGAAGTCGTCGTCCAACGGTTGGGTTGGGTGCAGGGCATGAAGCACACGACGTGCGTCGCGCGCGGTTCGAGGTCGGTGGCCAGCAGCTCGAGGCGCAGCGGCAGCGTGCCGGAGATCGACAGGTACGCGGTCGCGACCCGCTCGCGTGGCACGCTGGCACTTTGCACCACGGCGCGAACGACGCCGTCACCGTCCTGGACGACGACGTGCGCCGCTCTGGCGCCCGGTCGATCCGTGCGCCCGCGGCTCAAGAACACCGGCAGCGCCGTCCGCCCGGTGTCCGTCACCGTCAGCGCATGGACCAGCAGGTGGTTGCGACCGGCGGTCGACGAACTGCGCGACGCGCTCTCGACGCGCCACATTCCCGGCTCGGCCGGCGTGCCCTCCAAGCCACTTGCCCCCGCGTCGCGGTTCGCGCCGTCGACCCAGTAGCGGTGGCCGGGACCGCCGATGGCCGTGAGGCCCGCGTCCAACGGCGCGAGCGCGTGCATCGTCAGGCGGCCGCCGGTGCCGTTGTCGAACGTAAAGCGGTCGGCATCGGAATGCAGGATACCGTCGTCGACCGTCCCTGTGTCGACGACGGCGTCATCGAGCGCCGGACGCCCGGGCAGGTGCAGCGTGAACCGCGGCGGCGACGTGCCGTCCGTCGTCCGGACGCGGTCGGTGACGACGACGAGGTCGGGGCGGAGGAAGACGATGTCGCGCTGGACGGACTCGACCTTGGCGACGTTGCCGGCGGTCGCGTGGGCCATCGAGTTGTAGGCGGACGTGAGGTCGCTCTCGATGACGGTATAGGCCGGCGCATCGGCGAAGGCGTCGATGCGGCCGGCCTCGAAGTGCAGGCCGGCGCCGACGTTCGCTCGCCACTCCGACACGCTCTGCATGCACTGCGCGCAGCCCCCGCGGGCGTAGGTATGGATGCGCTGGCCGCCGTCGTTGACCTGTTGGGAACCGAGCGACGGATGCTGGTCGAACGTCTCGCCGATCCGCGGGATGAGCAGCGTGTTGTGCGCAACCGTGCGCATGTAATACGCCTCGCGGTGCGGCGTGCCCCAGTTGGCGTACACCCCGGCGTCGACGGTCAACGGCCCCTTGCGCCAGAGGTCGAGGTGGCCCTGGTCCAGGTGCTGGTGCCCGGTGAACCACTTGCCGGCCCGGTAGCCGAGCGTCGTCTCGCCCACGCCCCAGCCGGAGCGGGCGATGACGTAGCCGAGGTCGTCGCGCGCCCAGATGCGGCCGAGGGGCGGCGGGTCGCCTGGGGCGTTCGTGTCGTCGGGCGCATGGGACGGCACGTCGAGCGGCAGGTTGTACGGCAGGCTGTAGCGGTGGATCGGGTGGTACGTCCCGTCGCCGCCCACGAACGACCAGTCGGACTCGAGATCGCGGCCCCACTTCGCCAGCACACCGTCGCCGTACACGCGCGCGATGCTGTCGACGAACGGCCGATACTGTTTGTTGGGCCATGACTGCCCGGTCGGCATGTCGCCCCCGCGCAGCAGCGTGCGCTTGCCGTTCGGACCGTACGCATCGAGCGTGCCGTAGAGCACGTGGTGGCCGAGACCGCGCAGCCAATCGCCTTCATCGACGGCGATCGTCTCGAACAAGCTGGCGTGCGCCGGCGTGTCGCGCTCGACCGACGAGTCCCAGGCCCGCAGCGCGTCCATGACGTACTGGCCGGGCGGGTCGGCCGAGAAGAAGTGGCTCCGCTCGTAGTTGTAGCCCTCGGGCCATGCGCCGCCGACCACGGCGTAGGCCTCGAGGGCTCGGCCGCGGAAGCGCTCGACCGCCGCCTGCAGGAGCGGTCCGCAGCCCGAGTGATCGTCGTCGCAGGCGAGCGCCATCAGCGCGAGCGATGCGGCGAGCGAGGTGTAGCCGTGCCACAGGTGGGGGCCGTTGGAGTCGAGGACGCTCCGGACCGCACCTCCGCAGTCCGCCCACATGCCGTTCATCTGCCGGCGTTCGGCGGCCGACAACGTGTCCCAGATCCAGTCGTACGCCAGCGCGTAGCCGCCCCACGTGCTGTGCTCGACGCCGACGTCGCCCGAACCGCATGTGTTCCACGCCAGGAGCTCGGTCCTGACGCGCCCGGCGGCGGCCACGTCGCCGACGAGAAGGTAGCGCATGGCATCGTCCAGGATGTGCCGGCCGCCGATCAGCTCGCACTGTCCCTTCAGCTCGGGCCGCGCGCAGGCCGC
Above is a window of Candidatus Avedoeria danica DNA encoding:
- a CDS encoding DEAD/DEAH box helicase; translated protein: MTTFAELGLAEPVLRALAERDYTTPTPIQIDAIPVALDKRDLIACAQTGSGKTAVFALPWLHHRYNDLQRNAGSQGRQPEALVLVPTRELAIQVADAFAAYGKHVRFRVTAVYGGVGYGPQTTALTRGVDVLVATPGRLIDHLERGNVRLDGVKYLVLDEADRMLDLGFLPQVRRVLEDGRVPKAGRQTLLFSATMPPQIAALAKDYLHNPERVEVDAPNTAVDRIEQRLYPVAQDQKPELLARLLRDEEVEAALVFCRTRRRADKLSKALNQAGLTNAAIHSDVAQNKREQILDAFRSGKLRLMIATDVASRGLDIPHLSHVINLDVPTMAEDYVHRIGRTGRAGREGIAMTLYSHTDEALWQAVEALTGLKLPPIKVPDFDYMVDDSEPLLTRRQQADRNRVARAAGQGAPRARGERTRQPAGRAPVAGTPVARSNGGRSTSQAPARAAAPVGGGQPSRDGRRSDGPARNGDGRRSDSGGRADNGSRGSDGRRAVGAPRTGAGNGNGVSRREPAAAFGGRPAPRQDDRRTSEPRRDDRRPTEPRRVAPADGGGRPVPPDRQARGVVNIGIEPRRRMTPEERAALLASDGPTRRDSDR
- a CDS encoding SRPBCC family protein — protein: MARIEVSHASVLDAPASSVYAVIADYVDGHPRILPPRVFHDLTVEEGGVGAGTVIRFGMRVLGVDRWIRARITEPEPGRVLVESGLDGNDVVTTFTVDPLDGGQRAAVRFDTVWTEPGLAGWVQRLVAPLVLRRLYAEEMANLERVTLGPA
- a CDS encoding MFS transporter gives rise to the protein MRSRSCGWSRCSSRPSSCISSAATGAGGDLSATPPWSTLSATRRWRSASSSYCNESTAASTNRLTAESASRRRHHFRRPTPDHRQRGHCQPGARIAPKGAVHARRRGPTAPRPHPRRLRWRRRPLLLGAVAAAEGPQSAVLIALFYNALAFATQPFVGWAVDRVGRPRAAVLVGIACGAAAVIARPLDALTAVVLAGIGSSLFHVGGGAMTLAAADGRAAQAGVFAAPGVVGLAVGGAMAAGGWTAGGPWLALLGALATVIALLPAASVDPRDISRPVEKRRDGDAPGQSASTSGRAAAHQLELHDLVMALLLMAIALRSTVWTAVQFVWAGQHSALLALALAAGIGKVVGGFASDRFGRRNWALGALTTAAALLSFADQRLALLLPGVALLQSATPAMWLAVADRLPGRPALASGLVFGGAIALGGAPLWLGLPTALGAAVALAAAGVWWLSGVSPPGAAPLPREP
- a CDS encoding heparinase II/III family protein, whose amino-acid sequence is MTRCWPSGRAVVALAFLSVAGLADAHASLGQPLALRVGHQRAAQEEQPTIFGGHPRLIVGGYRGVSLDELRAACARPELKGQCELIGGRHILDDAMRYLLVGDVAAAGRVRTELLAWNTCGSGDVGVEHSTWGGYALAYDWIWDTLSAAERRQMNGMWADCGGAVRSVLDSNGPHLWHGYTSLAASLALMALACDDDHSGCGPLLQAAVERFRGRALEAYAVVGGAWPEGYNYERSHFFSADPPGQYVMDALRAWDSSVERDTPAHASLFETIAVDEGDWLRGLGHHVLYGTLDAYGPNGKRTLLRGGDMPTGQSWPNKQYRPFVDSIARVYGDGVLAKWGRDLESDWSFVGGDGTYHPIHRYSLPYNLPLDVPSHAPDDTNAPGDPPPLGRIWARDDLGYVIARSGWGVGETTLGYRAGKWFTGHQHLDQGHLDLWRKGPLTVDAGVYANWGTPHREAYYMRTVAHNTLLIPRIGETFDQHPSLGSQQVNDGGQRIHTYARGGCAQCMQSVSEWRANVGAGLHFEAGRIDAFADAPAYTVIESDLTSAYNSMAHATAGNVAKVESVQRDIVFLRPDLVVVTDRVRTTDGTSPPRFTLHLPGRPALDDAVVDTGTVDDGILHSDADRFTFDNGTGGRLTMHALAPLDAGLTAIGGPGHRYWVDGANRDAGASGLEGTPAEPGMWRVESASRSSSTAGRNHLLVHALTVTDTGRTALPVFLSRGRTDRPGARAAHVVVQDGDGVVRAVVQSASVPRERVATAYLSISGTLPLRLELLATDLEPRATHVVCFMPCTQPNRWTTTSDDEGILFVRSERAVDVSGGSAVFLARCPPVDGESDWWRQVCAEPDRLPTLTAPSTPAPTATVRPAWDGRALLPWGSRFAR